The Pieris brassicae chromosome 6, ilPieBrab1.1, whole genome shotgun sequence genome window below encodes:
- the LOC123711219 gene encoding 40S ribosomal protein S11 isoform X2 — protein MIFVKCQYTNGPTTGFYDQCHFFSLSSKMADQTEKAFQKQLTVFLNRKGGLKRKDMRHHKNVGLGFKTPREAIEGTYIDKKCPFTGNVSIRGRILTGVVQKMKMQRTIVIRRDYLHYLPKYNRFEKRHRNMSVHLSPCFRDVELGDIVTIGECRPLSKTVRFNVLKVSKGKGSKKSFRKF, from the exons ATGATATTTGTTAAATGTCAATACACAAATGGGCCCACTACGGGGTTCTATGATCAATGCCATTTCTTTTCGTTGTCAAGCAAAATGGCGGATCAG ACAGAGAAAGCGTTTCAGAAACAGTTGACGGTGTTCCTCAACCGTAAAGGGGGTCTGAAGAGGAAGGACATGAGACATCATAAGAATGTTGGTCTAGGATTCAAAACTCCAAGAGAG GCAATTGAAGGTACCTACATTGACAAGAAGTGCCCCTTCACTGGCAATGTCTCAATTCGTGGTCGTATCCTTACTGGAGTAGTCCAAAAAATGAAGATGCAACGCACTATAGTCATCAGACGCGACTACCTGCACTACCTGCCTAAATATAACAGATTTGAGAAGAGACATAGAAATATGTCTGTGCATTTGTCACCTTGCTTCAG AGACGTTGAACTCGGGGATATCGTCACTATCGGCGAATGCCGGCCACTCTCCAAGACGGTGCGATTCAATGTATTAAAGGTTTCCAAAGGAAAGGGATCCAAAAAGTCATTCAGAaagttctaa
- the LOC123711219 gene encoding 40S ribosomal protein S11 isoform X1 produces MADQTERSFQKQPTVFLNRKKGIGVKRSRKPLRYHKDVGLGFKTPREAIEGTYIDKKCPFTGNVSIRGRILTGVVQKMKMQRTIVIRRDYLHYLPKYNRFEKRHRNMSVHLSPCFRDVELGDIVTIGECRPLSKTVRFNVLKVSKGKGSKKSFRKF; encoded by the exons ATGGCGGATCAG ACGGAACGTTCATTCCAAAAGCAACCAACAGTGTTCTTAAACCGTAAAAAGGGAATTGGTGTGAAACGTAGCAGAAAACCACTGAGGTACCACAAAGACGTGGGTCTCGGTTTTAAAACTCCTCGAGAG GCAATTGAAGGTACCTACATTGACAAGAAGTGCCCCTTCACTGGCAATGTCTCAATTCGTGGTCGTATCCTTACTGGAGTAGTCCAAAAAATGAAGATGCAACGCACTATAGTCATCAGACGCGACTACCTGCACTACCTGCCTAAATATAACAGATTTGAGAAGAGACATAGAAATATGTCTGTGCATTTGTCACCTTGCTTCAG AGACGTTGAACTCGGGGATATCGTCACTATCGGCGAATGCCGGCCACTCTCCAAGACGGTGCGATTCAATGTATTAAAGGTTTCCAAAGGAAAGGGATCCAAAAAGTCATTCAGAaagttctaa